ACTCCGTCACGAGCCACAACTGCCGCGGCTGGGCCTGGAACGTCTGGCCGTTCGGCACCACACCCGAGACCTTCATCCGGCCGGCGTTTAGGATGGGGCCGGCGAATGCTCCCATGGCCCGGAGCACCAGCCCGTTCCGCCAGAGCCGTTCCGGCATCCGCGCGGCCATGGCCGTCAGCATCCTGGTGGCCGCGGACGTGCCTAGCTGCAGGCGCCAGTCAACGGCGCCGGGAACCGTGATCCGGACGGTGAACGGCCCGCTCCACTGGATCTCGACGTCGGTCTCCACCGTGTGCTGGACGGCCGTCCCGAAGTATCGGGCGCAGCTGAACTCGGGTGCGGTGTTGGCGTAGATGGTCCACTCGCCGGCGGGTGTGCGGTGCCAGACGGAGCGGTAGCCGGGGCCCACGGAGCTGACCGGAAAATCCCGGAAGGCCAGGTAGTGGCCAGTGCTGAAGGGTAGGCCCAGGACGGCGTAGCCGGCGAAATGCTCGGCGGCGTCGTCCGGAAGTTCGGCAAGTTTCGGTGTTGCCTCTGCTGATGTCTGCGGCTGGTAGATGGTCATGGCCGCCTCCTTTTCTCCATGACCCGAGCCTATGACCGGGCGGCGGCAGGGGCATGGGGCAATTGCCCCATGTTGGCCCACCTGGCCCGCGGGTGCCGGACGCTATTCTGCGCCGGGATTCCGGCGCCGCACGTGCCGGTGGTGCAGTTCGTAGCTGTCGAACACATCGGCGGATGTGGTTCCGGCGTGGCCGAATTTGCCGCGCAGGACTTCGGCGAGTCCTTCGAGGGCGGCATGGAGCATCCGGCCGGCGAACTGGAGTTCAGCGTTCTCGCTGCGCTGCGCCTGGGATGCCAGCTCCTGGGCGTAGGCCACCGTGGCCGGCAGGGAACCGCGCTGCTCAATTTCACGGAAGTAGTAGGTTTCGTGGAACGCGAGGAGGTCTATGCTCACCGACGCCACGTTCCCGGCGATGGACTCCAGCAGTCCGGCCGCGTGAGCCGGGTTCACCGCCAGGAGGCCGGCCGGACCCGCGGCTTCCCGGAGCAGGTTCAGCTGATGGGCAAGCGCCCGGCGGCGGTTGAGGGCCGGGAAGGTCTGCAGGATCCAGGTGACCGTCGCTGTCAGCAACCCGAATCCGGTGACGGCCTCGAGGGCAACCACCAGCCTGAGCACCGGATGCGCCGCCACGATGTCGCCGAAGCCCACCGTGGAGAGCGTGACCAGGGACATGTAGAGGGCTTCGGCGAAGTCGGCCTGCAGCGGAACCCCGGCACCATAAACAAAACCGTCCGTCAGGTGGGGCAGGTAGAGCAGGGCCCAGCCGACGGCCGCCAGGCCGGCCCATGCACCGATGACGGCCGCCATCGCCAGGGGCGCTGCGATGAACGTGCCCCGGCCCCGCAGTTTCCGCGACACCAGCCAGAACCCGCGCATGATCGCCCGGCCCAGGGGCCCGGAGCCGTGCGGGTAAAGGAGCGTACGGAAGACGTCCACGAGCATCAGCAGAACCAGCCCGGCGCCCAAGACCGTCCAGAGCGTGTCCTCGAAGTCCATCCCTCATCTTAGAAGCGGCACGGCCACGCCGGGGAAATTAGCCCTCGGCCTCGTACGCCTTGGGCAGCTTCAGCCCGCGTTCCTCCATGAGGGTGCGCAGCCGGGTGGGGTAGTCGGTGATGATGCCGTCCACGCCCAGGTCCATCAGGCGGGCCATGTCCGCGGTGGTGTTCACGGTCCAGGGGATGACGGGCAGCCCCACTGCGTGGGCATCGGTGATCATCGCAGGGGTGACGGAACGGAACGTGGGGGAGACGGCGTCGTACCCCAGGGCGGCTGCCGCCTTGGGAAGCGAACCGTTGTAGTCGTCGATGTCGATGCCGCCCAGGTTGGGGCTCTTGCCGGGCTGGCCCACGCCCATCCAGGCGTCGCCGCTGGAGAGTGCCACCAGGGTCAGCCCGGGTGAGGGACTCCATGCCGGCGCCGCCGATCTCGCTGTCGTTCACCTTGGTTTCCACGTTGAAGCGGACTTTCGCGGCGTTGGTGTCGCGGGCCAGCTGGTACACGTCCTTGAGCTCGGCGATCCGGTTGCCCTCGATGACGTCCTGGTCCGGGTAGCCGGGCAGCTGCATGAAGCCGCAGTTTAGGGTCTTGACCTGGGCCAGGGACAGCTCGGCCACGCGGTCGCCCACGTACGGGAACTCGGGGTCGCCGGCGGTGGCCGGTGCGGTGTCGACCCACTTGTTCGCCTGGATGGTGTCGTCGTGCCAGACGATGACCTTGCCGTCGTCGGTCAGGTGGGTGTCCAGCTCCAGGGTGGTCACGCCCAGCTTCAGGGAGTTGGCGAAAGGCGGTGAGGGACTCTTCGGTCCACTCGCCGCGGCCGCCGCGGTGGCTCTGCAGGTCGAAGGACCCGTTGCGTTCGTTGACGTTCAGGGCGGAGGTTGCGGCGCCGGCAGCGTTCGACGACGGCGTGCCGGTTTGGGTGTCAGGGCTAGCGACGGCGGGGCTCGCCATCGCGGCGATGAGGGCGGCGGCTGCCGCGGCAGTCAGGACGTGGCGCATGGGTGGTTTCCTCCCCGGATTTCATTGATGCGCCCGGGTGGCGGTGCCAGAATGGTCGAAGCACATAAAATCAGCCGCCATGGGACCTGGGCCGGGACTGAACGCAGGGTTCCGTCCGCACCTTGACCATTCGGCTCTTCCTGTCAGCCCGGCACGGTTGCCGGACACCCGGGCTTCGCCAGCATCGCGAGTCCAATGCCAAAGACGGCGCCATCCGTCGGTGGCGTGTGTCCACTGGAGGTACAAGTGCCTGAATGCCAGCTGTGGGGTAGTTTCGATGCGGCGGTGGGGCAGCCATGACACGGCAACCTCTGCAGAAGCGCCGGCTCCGCGTCTCAGACGTCAATGTTGTTGACCACCGGACGCTCCGGAAAGCGCTGGGCGGGACCATCGTCGGGAACACGATGGAATGGTACGACGTGGGGGTCTTCGGGTATCTGATCACCACCATGGGGCCGGTGTTCCTGCCCGAAGCGGACAAAGCCGTGCAGAACCTGTTCCTGCTGGGGACGTTCGGGGCCACGTTTATCGCCCGCCCGGTGGGCGGGGTGTTTTTCGGCTGGCTGGGCGACAAGATCGGCCGGCAGAAGGTCCTGGCCATGACCCTTATGCTCATGGCCGCGGTCACGTTCGCCGTCGGCCTGCTCCCCGGGTACTCGGTCCTCGGCATCTGGGCCGCCGTGCTGCTGGTGGTCACCAAGCTGGTGCAGGGGTTTTCGACCGGGGGCGAGTACGCAGGCGCCACTACGTTCGTCAGTGAGCACTCCCCGGACCACCGCCGCGGCTTCTTTGTCAGCTTCCTGGACATGGGCAGCTATCTGGGCTTCGCCCTGGGCGCCGGTCTGGTGTCCGTCCTCCAGCTGATCCTGGGCCAGGCCGGGATGGAGGCCTGGGGCTGGCGAATTCCGTTCCTGATTGCCGGGCCCCTGGGCATCATTGCGATCTACTTCCGGATGAAAATTGAGGAATCGCCGGCGTTCCGGGCAACCCTTGAGGCCGAGGCGGAGACGGCCAGGCATCCTGAAACCGGTGAGGTCCTCGGGCCCCTGGGCCCGGTGGGGATCCTCAAGGCCCACTGGCAGCGGATCGTGCTGGCCATGATCCTGGTGGCCGCCGCCAACACGGTGGGCTACGCGCTGACCTCCTACATGCCCACGTACCTGACCACCAACAAGGGCTACGACGAAATCCACGGGACCCTCCTGACCATCCCGGTCCTGGTGGTCATGTCCCTGTGCATTCCGCTGACCGGTCATCTTTC
The window above is part of the Pseudarthrobacter sp. IC2-21 genome. Proteins encoded here:
- a CDS encoding MFS transporter: MTRQPLQKRRLRVSDVNVVDHRTLRKALGGTIVGNTMEWYDVGVFGYLITTMGPVFLPEADKAVQNLFLLGTFGATFIARPVGGVFFGWLGDKIGRQKVLAMTLMLMAAVTFAVGLLPGYSVLGIWAAVLLVVTKLVQGFSTGGEYAGATTFVSEHSPDHRRGFFVSFLDMGSYLGFALGAGLVSVLQLILGQAGMEAWGWRIPFLIAGPLGIIAIYFRMKIEESPAFRATLEAEAETARHPETGEVLGPLGPVGILKAHWQRIVLAMILVAAANTVGYALTSYMPTYLTTNKGYDEIHGTLLTIPVLVVMSLCIPLTGHLSDRIGRRPVLWIGAISTVVLALPAFTLISVGTIPATVTGLALVAFPVTFYVANLASALPALFPTAHRYGAMGIAYNFAVAIFGGTTPFIIASLIQLTGNDLMPAYYLMATSAIAAVTIYFLPESARRHLPGSMPSVDSEQAARELVATQDANPLLDMATLPFGPGYEAARAAHAGSEGRAGER
- a CDS encoding glycerophosphodiester phosphodiesterase, whose protein sequence is MGQPGKSPNLGGIDIDDYNGSLPKAAAALGYDAVSPTFRSVTPAMITDAHAVGLPVIPWTVNTTADMARLMDLGVDGIITDYPTRLRTLMEERGLKLPKAYEAEG
- a CDS encoding potassium channel family protein, giving the protein MDFEDTLWTVLGAGLVLLMLVDVFRTLLYPHGSGPLGRAIMRGFWLVSRKLRGRGTFIAAPLAMAAVIGAWAGLAAVGWALLYLPHLTDGFVYGAGVPLQADFAEALYMSLVTLSTVGFGDIVAAHPVLRLVVALEAVTGFGLLTATVTWILQTFPALNRRRALAHQLNLLREAAGPAGLLAVNPAHAAGLLESIAGNVASVSIDLLAFHETYYFREIEQRGSLPATVAYAQELASQAQRSENAELQFAGRMLHAALEGLAEVLRGKFGHAGTTSADVFDSYELHHRHVRRRNPGAE